The following are encoded in a window of Kineococcus endophyticus genomic DNA:
- a CDS encoding GAF domain-containing protein gives MFGKTTSAALASTTERLVASEADVAAMTEVVRALASVRSPQEAVRIALDTVRERFGWAYGSFWALDPAAEGGRGVLRFAQESGDAGAEFRQVTLEASFAEGVGLSGRAWRSRDLVFVPDLAEVTDCVRAPAAQRAGVKSGVCFPIVDRGRVVGTMDFFTTEVLAPSQGRLDALRAVGVLVSSALERAHEVVRQEKAAQDVDAVSTVIRELTTASDEELVLRTALDVVRRDFDWQYGSFWRLDEQAQVLRFELESGTAGEEFRRVTLSASFAKGVGLSGRTWAKQDLVFVEDLGEMTDCVRAPAAQRAGVKSGVCLPVVVGGRLIGTMDFFATRTLIMSASRESALRNTAFLVGQAMERLTAGTRLREAGGELLSSIAEVERNVTSAAGVAAQGEALAQEANGQVAALGEASNEIDDVVRAIQSIAAQTKLLALNATIEAARAGEAGKGFAVVAGEVKELSSQTERATDDVSHKVATIQDRVQAVVTSLAGIHAAVEEINHTQALIGTVLAEQEATTRTVLT, from the coding sequence ATGTTCGGCAAGACCACGAGCGCGGCCCTCGCCAGCACGACCGAACGGCTCGTCGCCAGCGAGGCCGACGTCGCCGCCATGACCGAGGTGGTGCGGGCCCTGGCGTCGGTGCGGTCCCCGCAGGAGGCGGTGCGGATCGCCCTCGACACGGTCCGGGAGCGGTTCGGCTGGGCCTACGGGTCGTTCTGGGCGCTCGACCCGGCGGCGGAGGGTGGCCGCGGGGTGTTGCGGTTCGCCCAGGAGTCGGGCGACGCCGGGGCCGAGTTCCGCCAGGTGACCCTGGAAGCCTCCTTCGCCGAGGGGGTCGGGTTGTCCGGCCGGGCGTGGCGTTCCCGCGACCTCGTCTTCGTGCCTGACCTGGCCGAGGTCACCGACTGCGTCCGGGCACCCGCGGCCCAGCGGGCCGGGGTGAAGTCGGGCGTGTGCTTCCCGATCGTCGACCGCGGCCGGGTCGTCGGCACCATGGACTTCTTCACGACGGAGGTGCTGGCGCCGTCCCAGGGGAGGTTGGACGCGTTGCGCGCCGTCGGCGTGCTCGTCTCCAGCGCCCTGGAACGCGCCCACGAGGTCGTGCGCCAGGAGAAGGCCGCTCAGGACGTCGACGCCGTGTCGACCGTCATCCGGGAACTCACCACGGCCTCGGACGAGGAACTCGTCCTGCGCACCGCGCTCGACGTCGTCCGCCGCGACTTCGACTGGCAGTACGGGTCGTTCTGGCGTCTCGACGAGCAGGCGCAGGTCCTGCGGTTCGAACTCGAGTCGGGGACCGCGGGCGAGGAGTTCCGCCGCGTCACCCTGTCGGCGTCCTTCGCCAAGGGGGTCGGCCTGTCCGGGCGCACGTGGGCGAAGCAGGACCTCGTGTTCGTCGAGGACCTGGGCGAGATGACGGACTGCGTCCGGGCGCCTGCGGCGCAGCGGGCGGGGGTGAAGTCCGGCGTCTGCCTGCCCGTCGTCGTCGGGGGCCGGCTGATCGGCACGATGGACTTCTTCGCCACCCGGACGCTCATCATGTCCGCGAGCCGGGAGAGTGCGCTGCGCAACACCGCCTTCCTCGTGGGGCAGGCCATGGAGCGGCTGACCGCCGGGACCCGGTTGCGGGAGGCGGGCGGAGAACTGCTGTCCTCCATCGCCGAGGTCGAGCGGAACGTGACGTCGGCCGCCGGGGTCGCCGCGCAGGGTGAGGCCCTGGCGCAGGAGGCGAACGGACAGGTGGCCGCCCTCGGCGAGGCCAGCAACGAGATCGACGACGTCGTGCGGGCCATCCAGTCGATCGCCGCCCAGACGAAGCTGCTCGCCCTCAACGCCACGATCGAGGCCGCGCGGGCGGGGGAGGCGGGGAAGGGTTTCGCCGTCGTCGCGGGCGAGGTCAAGGAACTGTCCTCGCAGACCGAACGGGCCACCGACGACGTGAGCCACAAGGTCGCGACGATCCAGGACCGGGTCCAGGCCGTCGTCACGTCGCTCGCCGGGATCCACGCGGCCGTCGAGGAGATCAACCACACCCAGGCGCTCATCGGGACCGTCCTCGCCGAGCAGGAGGCGACGACCCGCACCGTCCTCACCTGA
- a CDS encoding alpha/beta fold hydrolase, translating into MTEAGDPDGPVLLLAHGFGAGQSAWQRLLPHFADHRVVLFDYAGSGSTRMADFDPVRHGTLTGYAQDLLEVCAALDLQDVNVVAHSVSGVVSLLAAAAQPDRFASLSLVAPSPRYVDEPETGWTGGFSLEDIHELLESLDSNYYAWSAAMAPVVMGNPQDPDLGAELTESFLGTHPDAAAAFARAIFLSDARDVLPRVQLPTLVLQTRHDALAPEAVGAAVAAALPHGHLVALDATGHCPHISAPLQTATAVRAHLAGHLARP; encoded by the coding sequence GTGACCGAGGCCGGTGATCCCGACGGACCGGTGCTCCTGCTGGCCCACGGTTTCGGCGCCGGGCAGAGCGCCTGGCAGCGGTTGCTCCCCCACTTCGCCGACCACCGCGTCGTCCTCTTCGACTACGCCGGGTCCGGCTCGACGCGCATGGCGGACTTCGACCCGGTGCGCCACGGCACGCTGACGGGGTACGCCCAGGACCTGCTCGAGGTGTGCGCGGCGCTGGACCTGCAGGACGTCAACGTCGTGGCGCACTCGGTCAGCGGGGTGGTCTCGCTGCTGGCCGCGGCCGCCCAGCCCGACCGCTTCGCGTCGCTCTCCCTGGTGGCACCCTCGCCCCGGTACGTCGACGAGCCGGAGACGGGGTGGACCGGGGGTTTCTCGCTGGAGGACATCCACGAGCTCCTCGAATCCCTCGACAGCAACTACTACGCGTGGTCCGCCGCGATGGCGCCGGTCGTCATGGGAAACCCCCAGGACCCTGACCTGGGAGCCGAGCTCACCGAGAGCTTCCTGGGCACCCACCCCGACGCGGCGGCGGCCTTCGCGCGGGCGATCTTCCTCAGCGACGCCCGGGACGTCCTGCCGCGGGTGCAGCTCCCCACGCTCGTGCTGCAGACCCGGCACGACGCGCTGGCCCCGGAGGCGGTCGGGGCGGCCGTGGCGGCCGCGCTGCCGCACGGGCACCTCGTGGCGCTGGACGCGACCGGCCACTGCCCCCACATCAGCGCCCCGCTGCAGACGGCCACCGCGGTCCGCGCCCACCTCGCCGGACACCTGGCCCGGCCGTGA
- a CDS encoding putative bifunctional diguanylate cyclase/phosphodiesterase — protein sequence MTVVVPPAEAVAGPIAADWWQDSPCAHLVLDGDAGLVLDANRTFTSWTGLSRKDVVGTPFARLLPVGDRIVWTTHGLPKLSTSGRVEEISVQVVGTGGTRHAAFLSAMSVTGPDGPTVLVALFGARERRRYEQELLTSKRAAEALEAQRAAAEAHLQHLVHHDPVTGLLNRTGLHAALAASLTGLTADGADPTGRLAVLFLDLDGFKAVNDSVGHAGGDELLRVLGGRLRAALRPDAVLARFAGDEFVVAEVLRGADEAEALGRRLLAELAAPVVIAGIEVVPSASAGIAFADVPGDVWACTVDGGAGGPACAAVADALLRRADTAMYSVKDSGRGGLAVHDPHAADGAADRLRLLQELRTALAQGEFRLHYQPRVRLAGGATTGVEALVRWQHPERGLLGPGEFIEVAEASGLIRELGAWVLDSAVAQTAAWNAAGVGVQVSVNISTRQLADPDLVLLVTSALARHGVPASQVVLEITETALMVDPETALSTLQVLAGLGMQIAVDDFGTGYASLTYLQRFPVHELKIDRSFVSGVVDSAPDRAIVGACVHLARSMGLVCVAEGVETDEQRDVLLSLGCDLAQGYLFSRPRPAGSRP from the coding sequence GTGACCGTCGTCGTGCCACCCGCCGAGGCCGTCGCCGGACCGATCGCGGCGGACTGGTGGCAGGACTCCCCGTGCGCCCACCTCGTCCTCGACGGCGACGCGGGCCTCGTGCTGGACGCGAACCGGACGTTCACGTCGTGGACCGGGCTGTCGCGCAAGGACGTCGTCGGCACGCCGTTCGCGCGCCTGCTGCCGGTCGGAGACCGCATCGTGTGGACGACGCACGGGTTGCCGAAGCTCTCCACGTCCGGTCGCGTCGAGGAGATCTCGGTCCAGGTGGTCGGGACCGGTGGCACCCGGCACGCGGCCTTCCTCAGCGCCATGAGCGTCACCGGCCCGGACGGTCCGACGGTCCTGGTCGCGCTCTTCGGCGCGCGCGAACGCCGGCGCTACGAGCAGGAGCTGCTGACGTCGAAGCGGGCCGCGGAGGCCTTGGAGGCGCAGCGCGCCGCCGCGGAGGCGCACCTGCAGCACCTCGTCCACCACGACCCGGTCACGGGTCTGCTCAACCGCACGGGCTTGCACGCCGCCCTCGCCGCCTCCCTCACGGGCCTGACGGCGGACGGCGCGGACCCGACGGGCCGGCTGGCCGTGCTCTTCCTCGACCTCGACGGGTTCAAGGCCGTCAACGACAGCGTCGGGCACGCCGGCGGTGACGAACTCCTGCGCGTCCTGGGCGGACGACTGCGGGCCGCCCTGCGCCCGGACGCGGTCCTGGCCCGGTTCGCCGGGGACGAGTTCGTCGTCGCCGAGGTCCTCCGCGGAGCGGACGAGGCCGAGGCGTTGGGCCGCAGGCTGCTGGCCGAACTCGCGGCGCCGGTCGTCATCGCCGGCATCGAGGTCGTCCCCTCGGCCAGCGCGGGCATCGCCTTCGCCGACGTCCCGGGCGACGTGTGGGCGTGCACCGTGGACGGCGGCGCCGGAGGACCTGCCTGCGCGGCGGTGGCCGACGCGCTGCTGCGGCGGGCCGACACGGCGATGTACTCCGTGAAGGACAGCGGCCGGGGTGGGCTGGCCGTCCACGACCCGCACGCCGCCGACGGCGCCGCCGACCGCCTGCGTCTGCTGCAGGAGCTGCGGACCGCGCTGGCCCAGGGGGAGTTCCGGCTGCACTACCAACCCCGGGTCCGGCTCGCCGGCGGTGCGACCACAGGGGTGGAGGCCCTGGTCCGGTGGCAGCACCCCGAGCGCGGTCTGCTGGGACCGGGCGAGTTCATCGAGGTCGCCGAGGCGTCCGGCCTGATCCGCGAGCTGGGGGCGTGGGTCCTGGACTCCGCGGTGGCCCAGACCGCCGCCTGGAACGCCGCCGGCGTCGGCGTGCAGGTGAGCGTCAACATCTCGACCCGGCAGCTCGCCGACCCGGACCTGGTGCTGCTGGTGACCAGTGCCCTGGCCCGCCACGGCGTCCCGGCGTCGCAGGTGGTGCTGGAGATCACCGAGACCGCGTTGATGGTCGACCCGGAGACCGCGCTGTCCACCCTGCAGGTGCTGGCGGGGCTGGGCATGCAGATCGCCGTGGACGACTTCGGCACGGGGTACGCGAGCTTGACGTACCTGCAGCGGTTCCCGGTGCACGAGCTGAAGATCGACCGGTCGTTCGTGTCGGGTGTCGTGGACAGCGCACCCGACCGCGCCATCGTCGGCGCCTGCGTGCACCTGGCCCGGTCGATGGGACTGGTCTGCGTGGCCGAGGGCGTGGAGACCGACGAGCAGCGGGACGTCCTGCTCTCGCTCGGCTGCGACCTGGCCCAGGGGTACCTGTTCAGCAGGCCGCGGCCGGCGGGTTCGCGACCCTGA
- a CDS encoding nucleoside triphosphate pyrophosphohydrolase produces MGKLVRDRIPDVIRANGEEPVVRVLGGDEFVDAVLEKVVEEAGELRAATTVEERLAEAADVYEVLLAVAGVCGTTIDEVVRRAAAKRAERGGFQGRVWLE; encoded by the coding sequence GTGGGGAAACTGGTGCGCGACCGCATACCGGACGTGATCCGCGCGAACGGGGAGGAACCCGTCGTGCGGGTGCTGGGCGGGGACGAGTTCGTCGACGCCGTGCTCGAGAAGGTCGTCGAGGAGGCCGGCGAACTGCGCGCCGCCACCACGGTGGAGGAACGGCTCGCCGAGGCCGCGGACGTCTACGAGGTGCTCCTGGCCGTCGCCGGGGTCTGCGGCACGACGATCGACGAGGTCGTCCGGCGCGCGGCGGCCAAGCGCGCCGAGCGCGGTGGTTTCCAGGGCCGCGTCTGGCTGGAGTGA
- a CDS encoding TetR/AcrR family transcriptional regulator, with amino-acid sequence MPRRRDVDAQRRTLSTAVWAVLAREGLPGLTLRAVAVEAGCTTGLVLHTFTDKRALLRHARDLLHERTGVRADAAAGGAQNPTTALRDVLRQALSLTDGKREEARVWVGFLAAALPDEDLRAVHVAHNRSFVERVADLVGACRPDLAPAARRNAAVTLVAQVEGLNALAAADPETYTPHRQRTALDRVLATLLPPAG; translated from the coding sequence GTGCCCCGTCGCCGCGACGTTGACGCCCAGCGCCGCACGCTGTCGACGGCGGTCTGGGCGGTGCTGGCCCGCGAGGGGCTGCCCGGCCTGACCCTGCGCGCCGTCGCGGTCGAGGCGGGGTGCACGACCGGTCTGGTGCTGCACACCTTCACCGACAAGCGCGCCCTGCTGCGCCACGCACGCGACCTGCTGCACGAGCGGACGGGGGTCCGCGCCGACGCCGCGGCGGGCGGCGCCCAGAACCCCACGACGGCGTTGCGGGACGTGCTGCGCCAGGCCCTGTCGCTCACCGACGGCAAGCGCGAGGAGGCTCGGGTGTGGGTGGGTTTCCTCGCCGCCGCCCTCCCCGACGAGGACCTGCGGGCCGTGCACGTCGCCCACAACCGCTCGTTCGTCGAACGCGTCGCGGACCTCGTCGGCGCCTGTCGTCCGGACCTGGCCCCGGCGGCCCGCCGGAACGCGGCCGTGACCCTCGTCGCGCAGGTCGAGGGCCTCAACGCCCTCGCGGCCGCCGACCCGGAGACCTACACGCCGCACCGGCAGCGCACCGCGCTCGACCGGGTCCTCGCGACGCTGCTGCCGCCCGCCGGGTGA
- a CDS encoding GNAT family N-acetyltransferase has protein sequence MTEQQFTVQAEPWDAPDGTRLRAAQRAELDARYGSDDHEPGTAPTADDVPVFLVARDGPGRAVACGGLRPLAEGEAEVKRMYVDPGSRGSGVATAVLRALEDAARSRGVRRMLLETGTAQPEALRFYLREGYERIEAFGPYVGSSLSICCARDL, from the coding sequence GTGACGGAACAGCAGTTCACCGTGCAGGCCGAGCCGTGGGACGCGCCGGACGGCACCCGTCTGCGGGCGGCCCAGCGGGCCGAGCTCGACGCCCGCTACGGCAGCGACGACCACGAACCGGGCACCGCTCCCACCGCGGACGACGTCCCCGTCTTCCTCGTGGCCCGCGACGGCCCCGGCCGGGCCGTGGCGTGCGGCGGGCTGCGTCCCCTCGCCGAGGGCGAGGCCGAGGTGAAGCGGATGTACGTCGACCCCGGGTCGCGCGGCAGCGGCGTGGCCACCGCCGTCCTGCGGGCGCTGGAGGACGCGGCCCGGTCCCGCGGGGTGCGCCGGATGCTGCTGGAGACCGGCACGGCGCAGCCGGAGGCCCTCCGGTTCTACCTGCGCGAGGGCTACGAGCGGATCGAGGCATTCGGCCCCTACGTCGGCTCCTCGCTGTCCATCTGCTGCGCCCGGGACCTCTGA
- the rlmC gene encoding 23S rRNA (uracil(747)-C(5))-methyltransferase RlmC, with amino-acid sequence MQCSYFDAHACRSCTLIELPYADQVRGKEERCAELLGERPGLQWLPTVRSREVGYRNKAKMVVGGTVEHPTLGILDAGGRGVDLRSCPVVAEGIRAALPHVARFVTRAGLTPYDVPRRRGELKHVLVTESPAGELMVRFVLRSDRALPRLREHLPRLLREAPGIAVVTANLLPEHKAVLEGEVEVALTERTTLPMPLGAVELDLRPRSFFQTNTDVATALYAQVRQWVDEVAPASVWDLYCGVGGFALHCAAPGRRVVGIEVSAEAVESARLAARDLPGVEFAAGDATAFALAATDVPDLVVVNPPRRGIGPELAGWLERSGVRHVVYSSCNPETLAADLREMPSLRPVRARVLDMFPHTPHVEVAVLLSR; translated from the coding sequence ATGCAGTGCTCGTACTTCGACGCCCACGCCTGCCGCTCCTGCACCCTGATCGAGCTGCCCTACGCCGACCAGGTGCGCGGCAAGGAGGAACGCTGCGCCGAGCTCCTGGGGGAGCGTCCCGGGCTGCAGTGGCTGCCGACGGTGCGCAGCCGTGAGGTCGGCTACCGCAACAAGGCGAAGATGGTCGTGGGTGGCACGGTCGAGCACCCCACCCTGGGCATCCTCGACGCCGGCGGTCGCGGCGTCGACCTGCGCTCGTGCCCCGTCGTGGCCGAGGGCATCCGGGCGGCTCTGCCCCACGTGGCGCGCTTCGTGACGCGGGCCGGCCTCACCCCCTACGACGTGCCCCGCCGACGCGGCGAGCTCAAGCACGTCCTCGTCACCGAATCGCCCGCAGGCGAGCTCATGGTGCGGTTCGTCCTGCGCTCCGACCGCGCCCTGCCGCGCCTGCGCGAGCACCTGCCCCGCCTCCTGCGGGAGGCGCCGGGCATCGCGGTCGTCACGGCGAACCTCCTGCCCGAGCACAAGGCCGTCCTCGAGGGCGAGGTGGAGGTCGCGCTGACCGAGCGGACGACCCTGCCCATGCCGCTGGGCGCGGTGGAGCTCGACCTGCGTCCGCGCAGCTTCTTCCAGACGAACACCGACGTCGCGACGGCCCTCTACGCCCAGGTCCGGCAGTGGGTGGACGAGGTGGCCCCGGCGTCCGTGTGGGACCTCTACTGCGGCGTCGGCGGTTTCGCCCTGCACTGCGCCGCCCCCGGGCGGCGCGTCGTCGGCATCGAGGTGAGCGCCGAGGCCGTCGAGAGCGCGCGCCTGGCCGCCCGCGACCTGCCGGGTGTCGAGTTCGCCGCGGGCGACGCGACGGCCTTCGCGCTCGCGGCGACGGACGTGCCGGACCTCGTCGTCGTCAACCCGCCCCGCCGGGGCATCGGCCCGGAGCTGGCGGGGTGGCTGGAGCGCTCCGGCGTCCGGCACGTCGTCTACTCCAGCTGCAACCCCGAGACGCTCGCCGCGGACCTGCGCGAGATGCCCTCGCTGCGGCCGGTGCGGGCGCGGGTCCTCGACATGTTCCCCCACACCCCGCACGTCGAGGTCGCGGTCCTGCTCTCGCGCTGA
- a CDS encoding acyl-CoA-like ligand-binding transcription factor → MTEQSVEAPAAPRRGRPPASSREEIETVAIELFLRKGFEETTLAEITAAAGVSKTSFFRYFPSKGSIIWWRFDEFTGGLGDALDASADSSDGTMDLVRGSVVTALQRVLDDEGLWMQRVRVLFESTELRSGESEQWAAWRDQIASFVARRHGFSASDVAPQSIAGAVHGGYVAMLRRWLDVEEVGRDALTQLDEELRPLCRVLQSWLDGSCA, encoded by the coding sequence GTGACTGAGCAGTCGGTGGAAGCCCCCGCCGCCCCCCGTCGTGGACGCCCGCCCGCCTCCTCCCGCGAGGAGATCGAGACCGTCGCCATCGAACTCTTCCTGCGGAAGGGGTTCGAGGAGACGACGCTGGCGGAGATCACCGCCGCGGCCGGCGTCAGCAAGACGAGCTTCTTCCGCTACTTCCCGTCGAAGGGCTCCATCATCTGGTGGCGCTTCGACGAGTTCACCGGCGGTCTCGGCGACGCTCTGGACGCGTCCGCGGACTCCTCCGACGGCACGATGGACCTCGTGCGCGGCAGCGTCGTGACTGCGCTGCAACGGGTCCTGGACGACGAGGGTCTGTGGATGCAGCGCGTCCGCGTCCTGTTCGAGTCGACGGAGCTGCGCTCGGGCGAGTCCGAGCAGTGGGCGGCGTGGCGGGACCAGATCGCCTCGTTCGTGGCCCGGAGACACGGTTTCTCCGCGAGCGACGTGGCGCCGCAGAGCATCGCGGGCGCCGTCCACGGCGGCTACGTCGCGATGCTGCGGCGCTGGCTCGACGTCGAGGAGGTCGGTCGTGACGCGCTGACGCAGCTGGACGAGGAACTTCGGCCGTTGTGCCGGGTGCTGCAGAGCTGGCTCGACGGCTCCTGCGCCTGA
- a CDS encoding chemotaxis protein CheW — protein MKVGLLRVQGALVALPVDVLREVVPLPERFDALPTAAPGLVGAVLLRDTVLPVLDLAALSGTTDGTAPPTAAMGVVVLVHDGRALGVLVDSVHDVVTLDPAALQPVAAGERRLFTAAFVRPGTGEVGSLLDPAAVFGVPGVLAMTSAPDAAEGQPPAGTGTGTGLDPAHLVVRCTSAGGAGDVLLAIDVADVQTTLPSLSPRPSQLSSAWCLGVTDHGDVRLPVVDPLALLGLPPADRSTSWQALLVRSERGLLALVFAEALDIVRVAPSARSAAPPSRGLAAGVVRDVARLPQGPAFVVDVAALLADAEVSALTSLNTGPGAAAPAGEVTGEVTAALHHDPVVLFRARGTVTAPLDQVDGVVPFPAAPVPWIGGSSDLGALVTDADVVPLLDLSELLGRGRLADPTAGVVLLVRPPADDPDGPPRRVGLVVEELSDIERPVWREALDEAAAEERAPLVRTGSATGPLLACVDLHALAEPFVRVGSAATSPSRGPELWHAVTRD, from the coding sequence GTGAAGGTCGGACTCCTGCGCGTGCAGGGGGCGCTCGTCGCCCTGCCCGTCGACGTCCTGCGCGAGGTCGTCCCCCTGCCCGAGCGCTTCGACGCCCTGCCGACGGCGGCGCCGGGGCTGGTCGGGGCGGTGCTGCTGCGCGACACCGTCCTGCCCGTCCTGGACCTCGCCGCGCTCAGCGGGACGACGGACGGCACCGCACCTCCCACGGCGGCGATGGGCGTCGTCGTCCTCGTGCACGACGGCCGCGCCCTCGGGGTGCTCGTCGACAGCGTCCACGACGTCGTCACCCTCGACCCGGCGGCGCTGCAACCGGTGGCCGCCGGGGAGCGGCGCCTGTTCACGGCGGCGTTCGTCCGGCCGGGCACGGGAGAGGTCGGCAGCCTGCTCGACCCGGCCGCCGTCTTCGGGGTCCCCGGGGTGCTCGCGATGACCAGCGCCCCCGACGCCGCCGAGGGCCAACCCCCTGCGGGCACCGGCACGGGCACCGGGCTCGACCCCGCCCACCTCGTGGTGCGCTGCACCTCGGCCGGGGGCGCGGGGGACGTGCTGCTCGCGATCGACGTCGCTGACGTCCAGACGACGCTGCCCTCGTTGTCCCCCCGGCCCTCGCAGCTGTCGTCGGCGTGGTGCCTGGGCGTCACCGACCACGGCGACGTCCGGCTGCCCGTCGTCGACCCGCTGGCGCTGCTCGGGTTGCCTCCGGCCGACCGGTCGACGTCGTGGCAGGCCCTGCTCGTCCGCTCCGAGCGGGGACTCCTCGCGCTCGTCTTCGCCGAGGCACTCGACATCGTGCGGGTGGCGCCGTCGGCGCGCTCGGCGGCACCGCCCTCGCGGGGGCTGGCGGCCGGCGTCGTCCGGGACGTGGCCCGCCTGCCCCAGGGCCCGGCGTTCGTCGTCGACGTGGCCGCCCTGCTCGCCGACGCCGAGGTCAGCGCGCTGACCTCCCTGAACACCGGGCCGGGGGCTGCTGCGCCCGCCGGCGAGGTCACCGGCGAGGTCACGGCCGCCCTCCACCACGACCCCGTCGTGCTCTTCCGGGCCCGCGGCACGGTGACGGCCCCGCTGGACCAGGTGGACGGGGTGGTGCCGTTCCCCGCCGCCCCCGTGCCGTGGATCGGTGGGAGCTCCGACCTCGGCGCCCTCGTCACCGACGCCGACGTGGTGCCCCTGCTGGACCTGTCCGAACTGCTGGGTCGTGGACGGCTCGCCGACCCCACCGCGGGCGTCGTCCTCCTGGTGCGTCCCCCGGCGGACGACCCGGACGGTCCTCCGCGCCGGGTCGGTCTCGTCGTGGAGGAGTTGTCCGACATCGAGCGTCCGGTGTGGCGCGAGGCCCTCGACGAGGCGGCGGCCGAGGAACGGGCGCCCCTCGTGCGGACGGGCTCGGCGACGGGTCCGCTGCTCGCCTGCGTGGACCTGCACGCCCTGGCCGAACCCTTCGTCCGGGTGGGCAGCGCCGCGACGTCCCCCTCCCGGGGGCCGGAGTTGTGGCACGCTGTCACACGTGACTGA